A genomic window from Erythrobacter sp. BLCC-B19 includes:
- a CDS encoding DNA-3-methyladenine glycosylase family protein: MGLTAEKLRTDLDALAVREPRLAIELARIGYPEPRLRDRGFVTMLRTIVGQQVSVAAAASMWRKLEAELGEGFTPACLLERDFDTLRACGLSRQKQSYARSLCELVAAGELDFGSLPADDEEAIALLTRIKGIGRWSAEIYLLFAEGRPDIWPAGDLAVQEAVKRLLGLAERPAEKATRALAEPWSPQRGAMAIFTWHYYAVGSEPV, encoded by the coding sequence GTGGGGCTGACAGCGGAAAAGTTGCGCACAGACCTTGATGCGCTGGCCGTGCGCGAGCCGCGGTTGGCGATCGAGCTGGCCCGCATCGGCTATCCCGAACCGCGCCTGCGCGACCGCGGCTTCGTGACGATGCTGCGCACGATTGTCGGCCAACAGGTTTCGGTCGCGGCGGCGGCCTCGATGTGGCGCAAGCTGGAGGCGGAACTGGGCGAAGGCTTCACGCCCGCCTGCCTCCTCGAACGCGACTTCGACACCTTGCGCGCCTGCGGATTGTCGCGCCAGAAGCAGTCCTATGCCCGTTCGCTGTGCGAGCTGGTCGCGGCGGGCGAGCTCGATTTCGGCAGCCTGCCTGCGGACGACGAGGAAGCCATCGCGCTGCTCACACGGATCAAGGGGATCGGGCGCTGGTCGGCGGAGATCTATCTGCTGTTCGCCGAGGGTCGCCCCGACATCTGGCCCGCAGGGGATCTCGCCGTGCAGGAGGCGGTCAAGCGCCTGCTCGGGCTCGCCGAGCGTCCGGCCGAAAAGGCCACCCGCGCACTGGCTGAACCGTGGTCGCCCCAGCGCGGGGCGATGGCAATCTTCACCTGGCACTACTACGCGGTTGGCAGCGAGCCGGTCTGA
- a CDS encoding 2Fe-2S iron-sulfur cluster-binding protein, producing the protein MPRLVVTNREGATSEIEVADGLTVMEAIRDNGFDELLALCGGCCSCATCHVHVDPAFADKLPKMSEDEDDLLESSDHRVATSRLSCQIPFSADLDGLHVTIAPED; encoded by the coding sequence ATGCCCAGACTGGTCGTCACCAACCGCGAAGGCGCCACCAGCGAGATCGAGGTCGCCGACGGCCTGACGGTGATGGAAGCGATCCGCGACAATGGCTTTGACGAGCTGCTGGCGCTGTGCGGCGGGTGCTGCTCTTGTGCGACCTGCCATGTGCACGTCGATCCCGCCTTCGCCGACAAGCTGCCGAAGATGAGCGAGGACGAGGACGATCTGCTGGAATCGAGCGATCATCGCGTCGCGACCAGCCGTCTGTCGTGCCAGATTCCCTTCTCCGCCGATCTGGACGGCCTGCACGTCACCATCGCGCCGGAAGATTGA
- a CDS encoding DUF1905 domain-containing protein, whose product MDADLARFLRDELGLAPEGNAAGPWTVTGPVWLWQGSDGAPAKGSWYFLTIDGETAGAIRAGAVNAAAWGSVYVEATVGGTTWRTSLFPSKQVGGWLLPLKAVVRKAEKIAEGTVVEAVLALA is encoded by the coding sequence GTGGACGCTGACCTCGCCCGGTTCCTGCGCGACGAACTGGGCCTTGCGCCCGAAGGCAATGCCGCCGGGCCGTGGACCGTGACCGGCCCTGTGTGGCTGTGGCAGGGCAGCGACGGCGCGCCTGCCAAGGGCTCGTGGTATTTTCTCACCATCGATGGCGAAACCGCCGGCGCGATCCGTGCCGGTGCCGTGAATGCTGCGGCCTGGGGATCGGTCTATGTCGAGGCGACCGTTGGCGGCACGACATGGCGGACGTCGCTGTTCCCCTCCAAACAGGTCGGCGGCTGGCTGCTGCCCCTGAAGGCCGTGGTGCGCAAGGCCGAGAAAATCGCCGAAGGAACGGTGGTCGAAGCGGTGCTGGCGCTGGCCTGA
- a CDS encoding cysteine synthase A translates to MNITRPFGDTLALIGNTPLVRLTGPSEAAGCDIYGKCEFANPGSSVKDRAALWMIRDAESRGDLKPGGTVIEGTAGNTGIGIALVANALGYKTIIVMPDNQSKEKMDTLRALGAELVLVPPTKYSDPGHFQHVSRRMAEETPGAVWAGQFDNVANRKAHIEGTAPEIWEQLAGRVDGFTCAAGTGGTIAGVGMGLKEKNPDIRIALTDPHGAALYNYYAKGELLAEGSSVAEGIGQGRITANLEGAPIDTQYRIGDEEGLVWVERLLREEGLCLGLSSGINVAGAVALGRELVAEGRERPQVVTILCDTGFRYLSTLYNPEWLASKGLPPFDWLAKGAAA, encoded by the coding sequence ATGAACATCACCCGACCCTTTGGCGATACGCTCGCCCTGATCGGCAATACCCCGCTCGTGCGCCTGACTGGCCCCTCCGAGGCGGCGGGCTGCGACATCTATGGCAAGTGCGAATTCGCCAACCCCGGCTCCTCGGTGAAAGACCGGGCGGCGCTGTGGATGATCCGCGATGCCGAAAGCCGGGGCGACCTCAAGCCCGGCGGCACGGTGATCGAGGGCACGGCGGGCAATACCGGAATCGGGATCGCACTCGTCGCCAATGCGCTGGGCTACAAGACGATCATCGTCATGCCCGACAACCAGTCCAAGGAGAAGATGGACACGCTGCGCGCGCTGGGTGCCGAGCTGGTGCTGGTGCCGCCGACCAAATATTCCGATCCCGGCCACTTCCAGCACGTCTCGCGCCGGATGGCCGAGGAGACGCCGGGCGCGGTGTGGGCCGGGCAGTTCGACAATGTCGCCAACCGCAAGGCGCATATCGAAGGCACCGCTCCGGAAATCTGGGAGCAGCTTGCGGGCCGCGTCGACGGCTTCACCTGCGCGGCAGGCACGGGCGGGACGATTGCCGGGGTGGGGATGGGCCTCAAGGAAAAGAATCCCGATATCCGCATCGCGCTCACCGACCCGCACGGCGCGGCGCTGTATAACTACTACGCCAAGGGCGAATTGCTCGCCGAAGGCTCCTCGGTCGCGGAAGGTATCGGGCAGGGGCGCATCACCGCCAATCTCGAAGGCGCACCGATCGACACGCAATACCGCATCGGCGACGAGGAAGGCCTCGTCTGGGTCGAACGGCTGCTGCGCGAGGAGGGGCTGTGCCTTGGCCTGTCGTCGGGCATCAATGTCGCAGGCGCCGTGGCGCTGGGCCGCGAACTGGTGGCCGAGGGGCGCGAGCGTCCGCAGGTCGTGACGATCCTGTGCGACACAGGCTTCCGCTATCTGTCGACCCTCTACAACCCCGAATGGCTGGCATCCAAGGGCTTGCCGCCGTTCGATTGGCTGGCGAAGGGAGCCGCCGCGTGA
- a CDS encoding DUF4350 domain-containing protein: MPRLRNNRRAARALLCGALCLALSACGASSSPAAPPTPEPAASRPALGVMTSLPLYWPLGADIAAIAAGSAPVPWQRGVLEQAFRLTPLDTLSPMPGLAPDAPEIDPLVGLDRLAVIQPRGLSPSDNVALDDWVRAGGRLLLVLDPQLTGEYDLPLGDPRRPAQSALIPPVAARWGLAIAFDEAQAPEPKAQSIGTATVPLVLAGQIAVTDPGAAQCTLLAAGAAARCKVGAGQVTVIADAAIFEHAELAGEGGAALAALMKAVLG; encoded by the coding sequence ATGCCGCGCCTGCGCAATAACCGCCGCGCCGCACGCGCGCTGCTGTGCGGGGCGCTGTGTCTTGCCCTCAGCGCTTGCGGGGCTTCGTCCTCTCCCGCCGCGCCGCCAACGCCCGAACCGGCGGCATCGCGTCCGGCGCTGGGCGTGATGACCAGCCTTCCGCTCTACTGGCCGCTGGGTGCCGATATCGCCGCGATTGCTGCGGGTAGCGCGCCTGTGCCGTGGCAGCGCGGCGTGCTTGAGCAGGCCTTCCGCCTGACCCCGCTCGACACGCTGTCGCCCATGCCCGGCCTTGCGCCCGATGCGCCTGAGATCGACCCGCTGGTGGGCCTTGATCGGCTGGCGGTGATCCAGCCACGCGGGCTTTCGCCATCCGACAATGTCGCGCTCGATGATTGGGTGCGCGCCGGGGGGCGGCTGCTGCTGGTGCTCGATCCGCAGCTGACCGGCGAATATGATCTGCCGCTCGGCGATCCGCGCCGCCCTGCGCAAAGCGCGTTGATCCCGCCGGTCGCGGCGCGCTGGGGACTGGCGATTGCCTTTGATGAGGCGCAGGCGCCCGAGCCGAAGGCCCAGTCCATCGGCACGGCGACGGTTCCGCTCGTGCTGGCGGGCCAGATTGCCGTGACCGATCCTGGCGCTGCGCAATGCACGCTGCTGGCCGCAGGCGCGGCGGCGCGCTGCAAGGTCGGGGCAGGGCAGGTGACCGTGATCGCGGATGCGGCCATCTTCGAGCACGCGGAACTGGCGGGCGAGGGCGGGGCGGCGCTCGCGGCGCTGATGAAGGCGGTGCTGGGATGA
- a CDS encoding division/cell wall cluster transcriptional repressor MraZ: MSAFVGYNGQAFSPAGDKGRFVLPPAFRKAVKESSGGSRTLCLAAHAKLDCLVGFGLSRIEELHAQLDQEAADAVTLKNADFDRDVRAAQLFGFEQLPFDDSGRFVMPDYLRDLGKVEDGLYFQGSGRFFFVWAPDQLKAMGPEWKSAQAACAKLMAAAKKGGTAE, from the coding sequence GTGTCTGCTTTTGTGGGATATAACGGCCAAGCCTTCTCGCCTGCTGGCGACAAGGGCCGCTTTGTCCTGCCTCCGGCCTTCCGCAAGGCGGTGAAGGAAAGCTCGGGCGGGAGCCGCACCCTGTGCCTCGCCGCCCACGCCAAGCTCGATTGCCTCGTCGGCTTCGGCCTTTCGCGCATCGAGGAACTGCACGCGCAGCTCGATCAGGAAGCCGCCGACGCCGTGACCCTCAAGAACGCCGATTTCGACCGCGATGTGCGCGCCGCCCAGCTGTTCGGCTTCGAGCAGCTGCCCTTCGACGATTCCGGCCGCTTCGTCATGCCCGACTACCTGCGCGATCTCGGCAAGGTCGAGGATGGGCTCTACTTCCAGGGCTCGGGCCGGTTCTTCTTCGTCTGGGCACCCGATCAGCTCAAGGCGATGGGCCCCGAATGGAAGAGCGCGCAGGCCGCCTGTGCCAAGCTGATGGCGGCAGCGAAGAAGGGGGGCACGGCGGAATGA
- the rsmH gene encoding 16S rRNA (cytosine(1402)-N(4))-methyltransferase RsmH, which translates to MSQIAPHIPVLLDEVIAAIAPRPGMTIVDATFGAGGYTTALLEAGAQVHAFDRDPDAIAAGQALVARFEGRLVLHPARFSAMRAELAAIGVHSVDAVVMDIGVSSMQLDQGERGFAFMHDGPLDMRMSQAGESAADFLNTADEEAIANVLYTYGEERQSRRVARAIVAARPLTTTGELARVVRRALGHKPHDKKDPATRTFQAVRIHVNDELGELEAGLAAAEALLGEGGVLAVVSFHSLEDRICKQFFKAASGAGRAVSRHLPGEIPGPPPTFAQVSKAIRPSEAEIARNPRARSSTLRHAIRTGAPARSIAA; encoded by the coding sequence ATGAGCCAGATCGCACCCCACATCCCCGTGCTGCTCGACGAGGTGATCGCCGCGATTGCCCCGCGCCCCGGCATGACCATCGTCGACGCGACCTTCGGTGCGGGCGGCTATACCACCGCGCTGCTCGAAGCGGGCGCGCAGGTCCATGCCTTCGACCGCGATCCCGACGCGATTGCCGCCGGGCAGGCGCTCGTCGCCCGCTTCGAGGGCCGGTTGGTGCTGCACCCGGCGCGTTTTTCCGCGATGCGGGCAGAGCTTGCCGCCATCGGCGTGCACAGCGTCGATGCTGTCGTCATGGACATCGGCGTCTCCTCGATGCAGCTCGATCAGGGCGAGCGTGGCTTTGCCTTCATGCATGACGGCCCGCTCGATATGCGCATGAGCCAGGCTGGCGAGAGCGCCGCCGATTTCCTCAACACCGCCGACGAGGAAGCCATCGCCAACGTGCTCTACACCTATGGCGAGGAGCGCCAGTCGCGCCGCGTCGCCCGCGCGATCGTCGCAGCGCGCCCGCTGACCACCACGGGCGAGCTCGCCCGCGTGGTGCGCCGCGCGCTCGGCCACAAGCCTCACGACAAGAAGGACCCCGCGACCCGCACCTTCCAGGCGGTGCGCATCCACGTGAACGACGAGCTGGGCGAGCTCGAAGCCGGGCTCGCTGCCGCCGAGGCGCTGCTGGGCGAGGGCGGCGTGCTCGCCGTGGTCAGCTTCCACAGCCTCGAAGACCGCATCTGCAAGCAGTTCTTCAAGGCGGCAAGCGGCGCAGGCCGTGCGGTCTCGCGCCATCTGCCCGGGGAAATCCCGGGGCCGCCGCCCACCTTCGCGCAGGTTTCCAAGGCTATTCGTCCCTCAGAGGCCGAAATCGCCCGCAACCCGCGCGCCCGTTCATCCACCCTGCGCCACGCGATCCGCACCGGCGCGCCAGCGAGGAGCATAGCCGCATGA
- a CDS encoding peptidoglycan D,D-transpeptidase FtsI family protein: MIALAAPRAAHAATPVIPAGRLPGVSLRAQALNTAKLRALWLLGGFAAVASVALLRIASLGLDGQAPEHASLEDALLPPRGEITDRNGAPLARAFPAYALRFNPAAMGDSGAPLVRDPETIAKELKAIFPDIDEARMARRLASGKAGYLRRRILPEEANKVFALGEIALEIPRETDRYYPQGSLAAHVLGYVAETKERTGGQIGMERVLEERLTHPVKRGEPVALSIDVRVQGALEDELRRGMLATNAIGAAGIVLDVDTGEIMALASLPDFDPNAVPASGSVNVTNRVTNGVYELGSTFKPLTVAAAIDAGVVRDLGRQWNAAPVPVGRRTIKDSHDMGASLNVPQALVHSSNTVTARVADELGADKMRRAMMDLGMDSPPFIELPARSKPLWPKGNWSRVTNMTVGFGHGLAVTPLHLASAYAAMVNGGIWRPSTLMKLAPADVPRGRRVFKESTSSRMRQLLRMISLYGTGRSADSPGYRVGGKTGSAEKAGRGGYNKTSLVSSFAAAFPMDAPRYVVVVVVDEPKGTIASSFQRTAAFTSAPIVGKLVPRIGPILGVQPDETRDVDISDLKYLVGDAE, encoded by the coding sequence ATGATCGCGCTGGCGGCGCCGCGCGCCGCACACGCTGCTACCCCCGTCATTCCCGCCGGACGCCTGCCCGGTGTCAGCCTGCGCGCGCAGGCGCTCAACACCGCCAAGCTCAGAGCCCTGTGGCTGCTGGGCGGCTTTGCCGCGGTTGCCTCGGTTGCCTTGCTGCGGATCGCTTCGCTCGGGCTTGACGGGCAGGCACCCGAACACGCGAGCCTCGAAGACGCGCTGCTGCCGCCGCGCGGCGAGATTACCGACCGCAACGGCGCGCCGCTGGCGCGTGCCTTTCCCGCCTATGCGCTGCGCTTCAACCCGGCGGCGATGGGCGACAGCGGCGCGCCGCTGGTGCGTGATCCCGAAACGATCGCCAAGGAGCTGAAGGCGATCTTCCCCGATATCGACGAGGCCCGCATGGCGCGCCGCCTCGCTTCGGGCAAGGCAGGCTACCTGCGCCGCCGGATCCTGCCCGAAGAAGCCAACAAGGTCTTTGCGCTGGGCGAAATCGCGCTCGAAATCCCGCGCGAGACCGATCGCTACTATCCGCAAGGCTCGCTGGCCGCGCACGTGCTGGGCTATGTCGCGGAAACCAAGGAGCGCACCGGCGGGCAGATCGGCATGGAGCGGGTGCTGGAAGAGCGCCTGACCCACCCCGTCAAGCGCGGCGAACCGGTGGCGCTGTCGATCGATGTCCGGGTGCAGGGCGCGCTCGAGGACGAATTGCGGCGCGGGATGCTGGCGACCAATGCGATCGGCGCGGCCGGCATCGTCCTCGATGTCGACACCGGCGAGATCATGGCGCTCGCCTCGCTCCCCGATTTCGACCCCAACGCCGTTCCTGCCAGCGGGAGCGTCAATGTCACCAACCGCGTGACCAATGGGGTCTATGAACTCGGATCGACCTTCAAGCCGCTGACGGTGGCCGCTGCGATTGATGCGGGCGTCGTGCGCGATCTGGGACGGCAGTGGAATGCTGCGCCGGTGCCGGTTGGCCGCCGCACGATCAAGGATTCGCACGATATGGGCGCCAGCCTCAACGTGCCGCAGGCGTTGGTGCATTCGTCCAACACCGTGACCGCGCGCGTGGCGGACGAGCTGGGTGCGGACAAGATGCGCCGGGCGATGATGGATCTGGGCATGGACAGCCCCCCCTTCATCGAACTGCCCGCGCGTTCCAAGCCGCTCTGGCCCAAGGGCAACTGGAGCCGTGTCACCAACATGACTGTCGGTTTCGGCCACGGCCTTGCCGTGACCCCGCTGCACCTTGCCAGCGCCTATGCGGCGATGGTCAATGGCGGCATCTGGCGGCCTTCGACCCTGATGAAGCTGGCCCCTGCCGATGTGCCGCGCGGGCGGCGGGTGTTCAAGGAATCGACCTCCTCGCGGATGCGCCAGCTCTTGCGGATGATTTCGCTCTACGGCACCGGCAGGAGCGCGGATTCCCCGGGCTACCGTGTCGGTGGCAAGACCGGTTCGGCCGAAAAGGCCGGGCGCGGCGGGTATAACAAGACCTCGCTGGTGTCCTCCTTTGCTGCCGCCTTCCCGATGGATGCGCCGCGCTATGTGGTGGTGGTGGTGGTCGACGAGCCCAAGGGCACCATCGCCAGCAGCTTCCAGCGCACCGCTGCCTTCACATCGGCCCCGATCGTCGGCAAGCTGGTGCCGCGCATCGGCCCGATCCTCGGCGTGCAGCCGGACGAGACGCGCGATGTCGACATCTCGGATCTCAAATATCTCGTGGGCGACGCGGAATGA
- a CDS encoding UDP-N-acetylmuramoyl-L-alanyl-D-glutamate--2,6-diaminopimelate ligase, which produces MKLADLLAQAGLDSAGAADVTVTGFAIDHRKVAPGTIFGAFEGATVNGEDFIRPAIEAGAVAVVARPQARVEGALHIIDVTPRRAFARLAAGFFSPYPATIAAVTGTNGKTSTVEMTRQIWRMAGERAASIGTLGVTTPDGSVSTGLTTPDIVTFLANMAGLAREGVTHVAYEASSHGLDQYRGEGPVVSASAFTNFSRDHLDYHGTMEVYFAAKMRLFTEVVAPGSLAVIHDAGDGSEWTAKAIAAASARGLSVLTVGEGGSFLRLIAREPGQLGQLLHIEHEGTVRKINLPLIGAYQAANALVAAGLALGTGVPASGVFDALTRLQPVRGRLERAALNAAGAPAYVDYAHTPDALEAAIAALRPHVAAGGKLIVVFGAGGDRDAGKRPQMGEVAARAADIAIVTDDNPRSEDPAAIRAAIMAGAGPNTRDIAGRRAAIAAAIGEAGPRDIVLIAGKGHEQGQIFGSGDTMRIEAFDDVEVARECAGGQL; this is translated from the coding sequence ATGAAACTGGCTGATCTGCTTGCCCAGGCGGGGCTGGACAGCGCGGGTGCGGCGGACGTGACCGTGACCGGCTTTGCCATCGACCATCGCAAGGTCGCCCCCGGAACCATCTTCGGCGCCTTTGAAGGCGCAACAGTCAATGGCGAGGACTTCATCCGCCCCGCCATCGAAGCGGGCGCGGTTGCCGTCGTCGCCCGCCCTCAAGCCCGCGTCGAGGGTGCGCTGCACATTATCGACGTCACCCCCCGACGCGCCTTTGCGCGCCTCGCCGCGGGCTTTTTTTCTCCCTACCCGGCCACCATCGCAGCGGTGACGGGGACCAACGGCAAGACTTCGACTGTCGAGATGACGCGCCAGATCTGGCGCATGGCGGGCGAGCGCGCAGCGAGCATCGGCACGCTGGGCGTGACAACGCCTGACGGGAGCGTCTCGACCGGGCTGACCACGCCCGACATCGTCACCTTCCTCGCCAACATGGCCGGCCTCGCGCGTGAAGGCGTGACCCATGTTGCCTACGAAGCTTCCAGCCACGGCCTCGACCAGTATCGGGGCGAGGGGCCGGTGGTTTCGGCCAGCGCCTTCACCAATTTCAGCCGCGACCATCTCGACTACCACGGCACGATGGAGGTCTATTTCGCGGCCAAGATGCGGCTGTTCACCGAGGTTGTCGCGCCCGGCAGTCTGGCGGTGATCCATGATGCGGGCGATGGGTCCGAGTGGACGGCCAAAGCGATTGCCGCGGCATCGGCGCGCGGGCTCTCTGTGCTGACCGTGGGCGAGGGGGGCAGCTTCCTCAGGCTGATCGCGCGTGAACCCGGCCAGTTGGGCCAGCTTCTTCACATCGAGCATGAAGGCACGGTGCGGAAGATCAACCTGCCGCTGATCGGCGCCTATCAGGCGGCCAATGCGCTGGTTGCGGCGGGGCTGGCGCTGGGGACGGGGGTTCCGGCATCAGGCGTGTTTGACGCGCTGACCCGTCTGCAGCCCGTGCGCGGGCGGCTGGAGCGCGCGGCGCTCAATGCCGCGGGCGCACCCGCCTATGTCGACTATGCCCACACCCCCGATGCGCTTGAAGCGGCCATCGCCGCCTTGCGCCCGCACGTTGCGGCCGGCGGCAAGCTGATCGTCGTGTTCGGCGCAGGCGGCGACCGCGATGCGGGCAAGCGCCCGCAGATGGGCGAAGTCGCCGCGCGCGCCGCCGACATCGCCATCGTCACCGACGACAATCCGCGCTCCGAAGACCCCGCGGCCATCCGCGCAGCCATCATGGCAGGCGCTGGCCCCAACACCCGCGACATCGCAGGCCGCCGCGCGGCCATCGCTGCCGCAATTGGGGAAGCCGGGCCGCGCGATATTGTGCTGATCGCGGGCAAAGGCCACGAGCAAGGTCAGATATTCGGGTCTGGAGACACCATGCGGATCGAAGCTTTCGACGATGTCGAGGTTGCGCGCGAATGTGCCGGAGGGCAGCTGTGA
- a CDS encoding UDP-N-acetylmuramoyl-tripeptide--D-alanyl-D-alanine ligase, protein MNAPVAHPLLHHWPVMTRDALPLALWSAAEIAAACRGAASHDFQASGVEMDSRDVKPGDVFVALKGEAMDGHRFIDAAFAKGAVAAIVDRPVEYPHVLVSDTTQALHDLAHAARDRAVEAVRIAITGSVGKTGMKEAIFACLDRASRGAAHRSVRSYNNHVGVPLSLARLPARAKFGVFEMGMNHSGEIAPLAAHARPHVALITTIAPAHIENLGSLEAIADEKAQIFTGLVPGGVAIIPADSEWADRMIGHARACGAKIVTFGRAKGADVRLLDAIPAPGGGSLVTADLGDRRICYTIAEPGEHWIVNSLGVMAAVRAAGGDLASAGLALAEMGGLKGRGARHTLSVPGGTALLIDESYNANPASMRATLKALAATPATRRLAVLGAMKELGDFSDAFHRQLAEPIIEAGVTHVILVGPEMGALAEELGKVGSASLGKAPGFAHCEGPAEAIAALGQFGLTQGDAVLVKGSNSVGLGRLVSHFTDKAHSQG, encoded by the coding sequence ATGAACGCACCTGTTGCGCATCCCTTGTTGCACCATTGGCCGGTTATGACGCGCGATGCGCTGCCCTTGGCGCTGTGGAGCGCGGCTGAAATCGCGGCGGCGTGCCGAGGCGCGGCCAGCCACGACTTTCAGGCGAGCGGCGTCGAAATGGACTCGCGCGATGTGAAGCCGGGGGATGTTTTCGTCGCCCTCAAGGGCGAGGCGATGGACGGCCACCGCTTTATCGACGCCGCCTTTGCCAAGGGGGCTGTTGCCGCAATCGTCGATCGCCCCGTGGAATATCCCCATGTGCTGGTCAGCGACACGACGCAGGCGCTTCACGATCTCGCCCACGCTGCCCGCGACCGCGCGGTCGAGGCTGTGCGGATCGCGATCACCGGATCGGTCGGCAAGACAGGGATGAAGGAGGCGATCTTCGCTTGCCTCGACCGCGCCAGCCGGGGCGCAGCGCATCGTTCGGTGCGCAGCTACAACAACCATGTCGGCGTGCCCCTGAGCCTCGCCCGCCTGCCCGCCCGCGCAAAGTTCGGCGTGTTCGAGATGGGGATGAACCATTCCGGCGAAATCGCGCCGCTGGCCGCCCATGCCCGCCCGCACGTCGCCCTGATTACCACCATCGCCCCTGCCCATATCGAGAACCTCGGCAGCCTTGAGGCGATCGCCGACGAGAAGGCGCAGATCTTCACCGGCCTCGTGCCCGGCGGGGTGGCGATCATTCCGGCGGATAGCGAGTGGGCCGACCGCATGATCGGCCACGCCCGCGCCTGCGGCGCCAAGATCGTCACCTTCGGGCGCGCCAAGGGTGCCGACGTGCGGCTGCTCGATGCCATTCCGGCACCGGGCGGCGGCTCGCTCGTCACCGCCGATCTCGGCGACCGGCGCATCTGTTACACCATCGCCGAACCGGGCGAGCACTGGATCGTCAACTCATTGGGCGTGATGGCGGCTGTGCGCGCGGCGGGCGGCGACCTCGCCAGCGCGGGGCTGGCGCTGGCCGAGATGGGTGGGCTGAAGGGCCGCGGCGCGCGCCATACCCTCTCTGTCCCCGGCGGCACCGCGCTGCTGATCGACGAAAGCTACAACGCCAATCCCGCCTCGATGCGCGCGACCCTCAAGGCGCTGGCCGCCACGCCCGCCACCCGGCGGCTGGCTGTGCTGGGTGCGATGAAGGAGCTCGGCGATTTCAGCGATGCCTTCCACCGCCAGCTGGCCGAGCCGATCATCGAGGCGGGCGTTACCCATGTCATCCTCGTCGGCCCCGAGATGGGCGCGCTGGCCGAGGAACTGGGGAAAGTCGGCAGCGCCTCGCTTGGCAAGGCACCCGGCTTCGCCCATTGCGAAGGGCCAGCCGAGGCGATTGCGGCGCTCGGGCAATTCGGCCTGACGCAAGGGGATGCGGTGCTGGTCAAGGGATCCAATTCGGTCGGGTTGGGCCGGCTGGTGTCACACTTTACCGACAAGGCGCATAGCCAAGGCTGA
- the mraY gene encoding phospho-N-acetylmuramoyl-pentapeptide-transferase — MLYLLAEWLGFEGILNLVRYQSFRAGATLMTALVIGLVIGERFINFLRVRQGKGQPIRLDGPQSHLAKRGTPTMGGLLILTALTASMLLWMDLTSPFVWACMAVTIGFGVIGFLDDYDKVSKNSHAGVPARVRLLGEFVVAGVASWLIVSQINTNLYLPFLTGVSIPLGPAYYVFAAFVIVGAGNAVNLTDGLDGLAIMPVIIAAGTFAIIAYLVDRADFSNYLGIPHVPGAGELAIFCAAIMGAGLAFLWFNAPPAAVFMGDTGSLALGGALGAIAVASHHEVVLGIVGGLFVLEAVSVIVQVFWFKRTGRRVFKMAPIHHHFEQLGWSESKVVIRFWIIAIVLALIGLSTLKLR, encoded by the coding sequence ATGCTCTATCTTCTTGCCGAGTGGCTTGGCTTCGAAGGCATCCTCAATCTGGTGCGCTACCAGAGCTTTCGCGCGGGCGCGACGCTGATGACAGCGCTGGTGATCGGCCTTGTGATCGGCGAGCGCTTCATCAATTTTCTGCGCGTGCGCCAGGGCAAGGGGCAGCCGATCCGCCTGGACGGCCCGCAATCGCACCTCGCCAAGCGCGGCACGCCGACGATGGGCGGCCTCTTGATCCTGACCGCGCTGACGGCTTCGATGCTGCTGTGGATGGATCTCACCAGTCCGTTCGTCTGGGCGTGCATGGCCGTGACGATCGGTTTCGGGGTGATCGGCTTCCTCGACGATTACGACAAGGTCTCCAAGAACAGTCACGCAGGCGTGCCCGCGCGGGTGCGGCTGCTGGGCGAGTTCGTGGTGGCGGGCGTCGCCAGCTGGCTGATCGTCAGCCAGATCAACACCAACCTCTACCTCCCTTTCCTCACCGGCGTGAGCATTCCGCTGGGGCCGGCCTATTATGTCTTTGCCGCCTTCGTGATCGTGGGCGCGGGCAATGCGGTGAACCTGACCGACGGGCTGGATGGTCTTGCGATCATGCCGGTGATCATCGCGGCAGGCACCTTTGCGATCATCGCCTATCTGGTGGACCGGGCGGATTTCTCGAACTACCTCGGCATCCCCCACGTTCCGGGCGCAGGGGAGCTGGCGATTTTCTGTGCCGCGATCATGGGGGCAGGGCTTGCCTTCCTGTGGTTCAACGCGCCGCCTGCTGCCGTGTTCATGGGTGACACCGGCAGCCTTGCCCTTGGCGGGGCGCTGGGGGCGATTGCGGTCGCTTCGCACCATGAAGTCGTGCTCGGCATTGTTGGCGGGCTGTTCGTTCTTGAAGCAGTGAGCGTGATCGTTCAGGTGTTCTGGTTCAAGCGCACGGGCCGCCGCGTGTTCAAGATGGCGCCGATCCACCACCACTTCGAACAGCTCGGATGGAGCGAGAGCAAGGTCGTGATCCGCTTCTGGATCATCGCCATCGTGCTCGCGCTGATCGGGCTGTCGACGCTCAAGCTGCGATAG